In the genome of Arabidopsis thaliana chromosome 4, partial sequence, the window TTCACCACTTCCTTGAAGTTTGGAGGAAAAGCTGCACCTGTCAGAATTTACCATGGATTGAGACCAATGTCTTTTTATCCATAATCATCAAAGATATGCCAGAGTAAGGTTATTTTACCAAGTTTTTGAGGAAATATGGTCTCATCATCGAGTTGTGTCTCGATCCAATCCATCAAGTATTCAACATACTTTGGAGCTGAAACCTCAATAGGCTTCTTGATTTGTACACCATCGGCCCATCTGTATTCGTACCTGAAACGTTGCAACCGACGCATTTCACCAATGGAATAGTTACATATGAGTCAGTAGTTGATCATCGAGATAATTGTcactcaaaaacaaagactcTTTTCCACTTTACAAATGCCCATATTGCTCCAGcagtttcaaagttttttgtaTTCAAGATCTTAAGAGAAAACAGTGATCAAATTACTATATCAATCATGAGCACCAAAATTACTTatataatgaagaagagaaatctgTACTTGGGACCAGCAGTCATTGTAGAACAGTTCTCCGGGGTGCAAAACTCGGTAAGTGTACCAAATAACAGATTCACCTGATTGAAGAAATCCACAgctgaagaaaaacaacaacttaatCAACAGAGTGAAACCATGAGGAAAAAGTGATGGTGTAGTTATAAGCTCACTGTTAACTGCAAGCCATTCGTTTAAATCCTCTCCCGGAGGAAGTTTGACGGCTTCTCTAAGATTACCACTACCTAAAGTTGCATCTATATGCTTTCGAAGCTCTGCTCCctaaaaagatcaaaacaacACGCTTTATAAGGctacaaaaacatgaatcacaTTTGTAAAAGAAACAAGTCAAATAATCGAATCTACAAACCTTGGTTCCTGATGGTGCGCTCTTCTTAGGACGGAAAGTCTTTTGATTTCTAATCAGATGAACATAAACAATGCAAATTCATAGAATCAGATAAGCAAATTCTACATTAACTTGAACAAGATTTTGACAAGAATCATTCAGGACACATTGACAATGGTAGTAAGTTAACATTGGTTCCATCAAGTTCTGAATAATAGAAAAATTGAACAATCAAATCTTCATTCACAACCATTACTCAGCAAATCCACAAAAATCAACatattgaaatattaataCCCAATCAGGAATAACTATTCGAAAGATCTGAGATAACAAACAATCTCGAAATCTCTAGAAAAAATACTCTCTTTTTTCGGACAAATTACGGAGAGGAATCAGTAATTCACCTTCCAAGCCCGAATAGACTCATTGCTTTATCGGAGTGAGACACGAACTCGAAGGTGACTCTTTTATATTGCAATGTTTTCTTCGATTCTGATCTCTCTCTGCGTAAATTTCACGATCGCAGACCAAAACTTGAAGAcgactaaaaataaaataacattcatttattctttattttaagagttcacacaacacaacacaaagtaACCATTTTGAAAAGTTTCGAATTACAAGCTCTGTCAAAGTTCAAGACTTGGATAATTATTAACGGTGAGATAATATAAGATCAGcggaaattttgtttcttcatccTCGTCGtgtgaagaagaacagagagattaAACTGTGTCTGTAGCTTTTGTGGGCTGGGTAGGAGTTT includes:
- a CDS encoding Mob1/phocein family protein (Mob1/phocein family protein; CONTAINS InterPro DOMAIN/s: Mob1/phocein (InterPro:IPR005301); BEST Arabidopsis thaliana protein match is: Mob1/phocein family protein (TAIR:AT5G45550.1); Has 1268 Blast hits to 1256 proteins in 207 species: Archae - 0; Bacteria - 0; Metazoa - 710; Fungi - 287; Plants - 115; Viruses - 0; Other Eukaryotes - 156 (source: NCBI BLink).) yields the protein MSLFGLGRNQKTFRPKKSAPSGTKGAELRKHIDATLGSGNLREAVKLPPGEDLNEWLAVNTVDFFNQVNLLFGTLTEFCTPENCSTMTAGPKYEYRWADGVQIKKPIEVSAPKYVEYLMDWIETQLDDETIFPQKLGAAFPPNFKEVVKTIFKRLFRVYAHIYHSHFQKIVSLKEEAHLNTCFKHFILFTHEFVLIDKKELAPLQELIESIIAPY